The following are encoded in a window of Nomia melanderi isolate GNS246 chromosome 6, iyNomMela1, whole genome shotgun sequence genomic DNA:
- the LOC116433384 gene encoding uncharacterized protein LOC116433384 isoform X4, with the protein MKTQKKAMVARKATKVPTIAKKRRAFLEKAVSDVRKEKKPKKPEMIDDTKRKMENDKKKSEKAEEKKKIEDKKKIEEKRKEKSEKMDEKKKCVKDPERKFDKVEERKLDKADEKVIDECTHEITEKKKVQKIEEKTKVEKQIIENKKKVEKVEDKKKSGKLEDENMEDQTKLQSIPEENNFHEEKLDILCSIPKKKCKDDKKKDGKPVKSDFKENVKISVIKDKKSERKKLLEKGTINSKGSLTRTKKSSKTKSLQKKGISRKTILTKKSHISVVQKFVDKKMKLNKIVKDEETSVSEDEAMKKTKKKSVNISKNKTMQEKKPKLRKHMKAKLSSKNSKISSALKKDDKLKTLVEKVIPKKKMDVKETEKPLNEQKKIISKDDLNEEAEMNDIKSEAEEIKDLDKSNKEELLQSKSPDIKKSVKSNSKIAKKVIKKKVIKAQGESTNQILSSSEETSSEESIKQIKVCEDSPSDSVSSKQEQIDSENVTDTNLKEEAINSENSSGNALSSDSENESSDEIKRNKQKDIKKKERASSPSDERVRRMRLFGFWSGPKRHRVASLNALAKVHCLYENETGGVYLGGFCKPKPEKEKQKKAKEEKEEPVRKEKEKKIESKGEENVPKRKLRNVPGLRGKHWDMIESSSSSSSSDDDCEQEKNIEYTKKKTIKRRKRNEEVMDFKDMVVCKRMASLNAAAILAASYSDEKNRCSSSSDTSSDSEMEMIRKRKQNDSDVEKRKSRQNTEQDDVLKPSNKLVIVNQDTDVTITGVYVNQTRSTHHEGFCSIAGMQYRISSTSHTQTAATAVATELHDQQKLEQPCKSYTPLGALSSMQPPGSQGNHPNMSPRRHSAFSAPHQHGYYQPAGPLIQHPPTLPPIKGPPPEPTPTPPQNSEGSDDLVATSTTSGGTSSTGGGFYRAYCPQYYGTPPQYADLCYPSAYTHPHAHPPPYYKYAPTYRRYIFRQYYGYQESSGGGGPGSGATAGGPAVVDYQPPPPPPGEYPLPPYYGGYPPPPPPPPPPPNPAYLHSQGRPFVDHAAFQGCPCPMQSCPKNVDTGPLIGNGKGAPVVSGTGLSLPPSALVGPPSPARGLAGLAPPHGANAWDTDRVQLNTHRNLNQNQPSVPPSHNLVGGHNRPQDSDCKDKGEENSMEDKLQKCGCQKRACTSTCEVKMETLSPTEKLTVTTCPSNKFHTFKLENNNVKCESCSVEMGDNLTCVANCNVKCESDYKCDIMKCEQCMKEGQMAILEIDKDSGILLDDKLDTDTDVKEELNDVVVIESENWKKPDYEPTVQETIEESIEKEGIEKTEVEEEQPKCQKVTKRKLSLDSLSDSRKKRKMNKRTLSVGSSQDLNSSDFSSKISIPILSLIKKADVNDACISKKKQPKKDNQNQKRKIDHSTSGENAMKKSKTSKQSTSNNISNCFKHGISDNSIMETINNVIQQSLQMTQKRDRKNKITEKPDKTKKEVNLLSAVKKVVKKVDLVKNLASEKLSKVISKSGHSKSKTDTRTKSKSHDKNKCKAKSKSKVHEVKTKDNGKKHESTTKSKIKNINETIKKPALIKKKRKSTKKVTIKKSTTKVEEYVIGNENLLLTRKTFLKPKWSNGWSWEGDPFEAKVYLTNEESAIRRCYASMKHESGDVLRPRDCVLLKSGPRKADLPFVAKIAALWENPDDGERMIVIPNWEDSHWTALGYTFTRILRR; encoded by the exons ATGAAAACACAAAAAAAGGCGATGGTTGCCAGGAAGGCAACCAAAGTGCCAACAATTGCTAAAAAACGTCGCGCATTTTTAGAGAAAGCAGTATCCGATGtgaggaaagagaaaaagccTAAGAAGCCTGAAATGATAGATGATACAAAAAGAAAGATGGAGAACGATAAGAAAAAATCTGAGAAGGctgaggagaagaagaagatagaagataagaagaaaattgaagagAAACGGAAAGAGAAGTCAGAAAAAATGGACGAGAAAAAGAAGTGTGTTAAAGATCCAGAAAGGAAGTTTGACAAAGTGGAAGAGAGGAAATTAGACAAAGCGGATGAAAAAGTCATTGACGAATGTACTCATGAAATAACAGAGAAGAAGAAAGTACAAAAAATAGAGGAGAAAACAAAAGTGGAGAAGcagataatagaaaataagaaaaaggtggaaaaagtggaagataagaaaaaaagtggaaaactcgaaGATGAGAATATGGAGGATCAAACGAAACTCCAAAGTATTCCAGAGGAGAATAATTTTCATGAGGAAAAGTTGGATATTCTTTGTTCCATTCCTAAGAAGAAATGCAAAGATGACAAAAAGAAGGATGGAAAACCAGTTAAGTCAGATTTCAAGGAAAATGTAAAGATTTCTgtgataaaagataaaaagtcgGAACGTAAGAAGCTCCTTGAAAAGGGTACAATAAATAGTAAAGGTTCGCTAACAAGAACAAAAAAGAGTAGTAAAACAAAATCGCTGCAAAAAAAGGGCATTTCTAGAAAAACCATCTTAACGAAAAAGTCACATATATCTGTAGTTCAAAAATTCGtggataaaaaaatgaaattaaacaaaatagtGAAAGATGAAGAAACATCAGTCAGTGAAGATGAAGCAATGAAAAAGACAAAAAAgaaaagtgttaatatttctaaaaataaaaccaTGCAAGAGAAAAAGCCAAAGTTAAGAAAACATATGAAAGCTAAGTTGTCttcaaaaaatagtaaaataagcAGTGCATTAAAGAAAGATGACAAGCTTAAAACATTGGTAGAGAAAGTTATACCTAAAAAGAAAATGGAtgtaaaagaaacagaaaaaccaCTAAATGAACAGAAAAAGATTATAAGTAAAGATGACTTGAACGAGGAAGCTGAAATGAATGATATAAAAAGTGAAGCAGAAGAAATTAAGGATctagataaaagtaataaagaaGAACTATTACAGTCAAAATCACCAGATATTAAAAAATCTGTGAAAAGTAATTCAAAAATTGCTAAAAaggtaataaaaaagaaagttatAAAAGCACAAGGAGAGAGCACTAATCAAATACTTTCTTCTTCCGAAGAAACATCTTCCGAGGAATCCATTAAACAGATCAAAGTTTGTGAAGATAGTCCAAGCGATAGTGTTTCTTCCAAACAAGAACAGATTGATAGTGAGAATGTAACTGACACTAATCTAAAAGAAGAAGCAATTAATAGCGAAAATTCAAGTGGTAATGCTTTGTCATCAGATTCAGAAAACGAAAGTAGTGATGAGATAAAGAGAAACAAACAAAAGgatataaagaaaaaagaaagagctAGTTCACCATCCGATGAACGCGTTCGACGAATGAGATTATTTGGCTTCTGGAGTGGACCAAAACGACATAGAGTGGCTTCTTTAAATGCATTGgctaaagtgcattgtttatATGAGAATGAAACTGGTGGTGTTTATCTTGGAGGTTTCTGTAAACCAAAACctgagaaagagaaacagaaaaaagctaaagaagaaaaagaagaacctGTTCgtaaggaaaaagaaaagaaaatagaaagtaaaGGAGAAGAAAATGTTCCAAAAAGGAAACTCAGAAATGTTCCAGGATTACGCGGCAAGCATTGGGATATGATAGAGAGTTCTTCGTCGTCATCCTCTTCCGATGATGATTgtgaacaagaaaaaaatattgaatataccaagaaaaaaacaattaaacGCAGAAAGAGAAATGAAGAAGTAATGGATTTCAAAGATATGGTGGTTTGTAAGAGAATGGCAAGTCTAAATGCTGCAGCAATTTTGGCTGCTTCTTACTCAGATGAGAAAAATCGTTGCAGTAGTAGCTCTGATACTTCTAGTGATTCAGAGATGGAAATGATTAGAAAACGGAAACAAAATGATTCCGATGTTGAGAAGCGAAAGTCAAGGCAAAACACTGAACAGGATGATGTCTTAAAGCCATCTAATAAGCTTGTTATTGTAAATCAAGATACAGATGTTACTATTACTG GCGTGTATGTTAATCAAACTCGATCTACGCATCACGAAGGGTTCTGTAGCATTGCTGGTATGCAGTATAGAATAAGTTCAACCAGTCACACTCAAACTGCAGCTACTGCAGTTGCTACTGAACTACATGATCAG cAAAAGTTGGAGCAACCTTGCAAATCATATACTCCATTAGGAGCATTATCATCAATGCAACCACCAGGTAGTCAAGGCAATCATCCAAACATGTCACCTAGGAGACATTCAGCATTCTCAGCTCCACACCAACATG GGTATTATCAGCCAGCTGGACCACTGATACAGCATCCACCAACATTACCACCAATAAAAGGACCACCTCCAGAACCAACTCCTACACCTCCTCAAAATTCTGAAGGATCAGATGATTTAGTAGCAACTTCAACAACTTCTGGAGGGACAAGTAGCACAG GAGGTGGATTTTATAGGGCATATTGTCCTCAATACTATGGTACACCACCGCAGTATGCAGATTTGTGTTATCCTTCAGCCTACACTCATCCACATGCTCATCCACCGCCTTACTACAAATATGCACCAACTTACAGAAg GTATATTTTCAGGCAGTATTATGGATATCAGGAATCCAGCGGAGGTGGTGGCCCCGGAAGTGGTGCTACCGCAGGTGGGCCAGCAGTTGTTGACTACCAACCACCTCCACCGCCACCTGGTGAATATCCTCTGCCCCCGTATTATGGAGGATATCCGCCACCTCCTCCACCGCCTCCACCTCCACCTAATCCAGCGTACTTGCATTCGCAAGGAAGACCTTTTGTAGATC atGCAGCCTTTCAGGGTTGCCCATGCCCGATGCAATCTTGTCCAAAAAACGTGGATACTGGGCCCCTTATTGGTAATGGTAAGGGAGCGCCAGTGGTATCGGGGACCGGTCTGTCATTGCCGCCCAGTGCTTTGGTAGGTCCGCCCTCGCCGGCGAGGGGGCTAGCCGGGCTAGCGCCTCCTCATGGTGCCAATGCCTGGGATACGGATCGCGTCCAACTTAACACTCATCGCAACCTGAATCAGAACCAACCGTCGGTCCCTCCGTCTCATAATCTAGTCGGTGGACATAATCGCCCTCAGGACTCGGACTGTAAAGATAAG GGTGAAGAGAATTCTATGGAGGACAAGTTGCAAAAGTGTGGATGTCAGAAACGTGCCTGTACATCAACCTGCGAAGTTAAAATGGAAACCCTCTCTCCTACTGAGAAACTAACAGTGACAACTTGTCCAAGTAACAAGTTTCACacatttaaattagaaaataacaatgtgaagtGCGAATCTTGTAGCGTAGAAATGGGCGATAACTTAACCTGTGTCGCAAATTGTAATGTTAAGTGTGAATCAGATTACAAGTGTGATATAATGAAATGTGAACAATGTATGAAGGAAGGTCAAATGGCTATTCTAGAAATTGACAAGGATTCCGGTATATTATTAGATGATAAATTGGATACAGATACTGACGTTAAAGAGGAGTTAAACGATGTTGTTGTGATTGAGagtgaaaattggaaaaaaccTGATTACGAACCAACAGTACAAGAAACTATCGAAGAATCTATAGAAAAAGAAGGCATAGAAAAAACAGAAGTGGAAGAGGAACAACCGAAGTGTCAAAAAGTAACAAAGAGAAAATTATCTTTAGATAGCTTATCCGATAgtagaaaaaagaggaaaatgaataaaaggACTCTTTCTGTTGGTTCTTCCCAGGATTTGAATAGTAGTGATTTTTCATCTAAAATTTCTATACCAATTCTATCTCTGATTAAAAAGGCTGATGTGAACGATGCATGTATATCAAAGAAAAAACAGCCTAAAAAAGATAATCAGAATCAAAAGCGAAAAATAGATCATTCAACTTCTGGTGAAAATGCAATGAAAAAGTCAAAGACTTCTAAGCAAAGTACAAGTAACAATATCTCAAATTGTTTTAAACATGGTATCAGTGATAACTCTATCATGGAAACCATTAATAATGTTATACAACAAAGCTTGCAGATGACACAAAAAAGAGATCGCAAgaataaaattacagaaaagcctgataaaacaaagaaagaagtgAATCTGTTATCTGCAGTGAAAAAGGTAGTTAAAAAAGTTGATTTAGTTAAAAATCTAGCATCGGAGAAATTATcaaaagtaatttcaaaaagcGGTCATTCTAAAAGTAAAACTGACACACGAACAAAGTCAAAATCAcacgataaaaataaatgtaaagcgAAGAGTAAATCCAAAGTTCACGAAGTGAAAACAAAGGATAATGGTAAAAAGCATGAGAGTACaacaaaatctaaaataaagaatattaatgaGACTATTAAAAAACCAGCTTTGATTAAAAAGAAGCGAAAAAGTACGAAAAAAGTAACTATAAAAAAATCAACCACCAAAGTTGAAGAATATGTAAtaggaaatgaaaatttattgctaactagaaaaacatttttaaaacccAAGTGGAGTAATGGTTGGAGTTGGGAGGGCGATCCGTTTGAAGCCAAAGTTTATTTAACG aaCGAAGAATCTGCTATACGTCGATGTTACGCGAGTATGAAACACGAGAGTGGTGACGTTTTAAGACCTCGTGATTGTGTTTTATTAAAGAGTGGTCCACGGAAAGCTGATTTGCCATTTGTAGCAAAAATTGCCGCGTTATGGGAAAACCCGGACGAtg GTGAACGCATGATTGTAATACCCAATTGGGAGGACTCACACTGGACGGCATTGGGTTACACTTTTACAAGAATACTAAGAAGATAA
- the LOC116433384 gene encoding uncharacterized protein LOC116433384 isoform X1 — translation MKTQKKAMVARKATKVPTIAKKRRAFLEKAVSDVRKEKKPKKPEMIDDTKRKMENDKKKSEKAEEKKKIEDKKKIEEKRKEKSEKMDEKKKCVKDPERKFDKVEERKLDKADEKVIDECTHEITEKKKVQKIEEKTKVEKQIIENKKKVEKVEDKKKSGKLEDENMEDQTKLQSIPEENNFHEEKLDILCSIPKKKCKDDKKKDGKPVKSDFKENVKISVIKDKKSERKKLLEKGTINSKGSLTRTKKSSKTKSLQKKGISRKTILTKKSHISVVQKFVDKKMKLNKIVKDEETSVSEDEAMKKTKKKSVNISKNKTMQEKKPKLRKHMKAKLSSKNSKISSALKKDDKLKTLVEKVIPKKKMDVKETEKPLNEQKKIISKDDLNEEAEMNDIKSEAEEIKDLDKSNKEELLQSKSPDIKKSVKSNSKIAKKVIKKKVIKAQGESTNQILSSSEETSSEESIKQIKVCEDSPSDSVSSKQEQIDSENVTDTNLKEEAINSENSSGNALSSDSENESSDEIKRNKQKDIKKKERASSPSDERVRRMRLFGFWSGPKRHRVASLNALAKVHCLYENETGGVYLGGFCKPKPEKEKQKKAKEEKEEPVRKEKEKKIESKGEENVPKRKLRNVPGLRGKHWDMIESSSSSSSSDDDCEQEKNIEYTKKKTIKRRKRNEEVMDFKDMVVCKRMASLNAAAILAASYSDEKNRCSSSSDTSSDSEMEMIRKRKQNDSDVEKRKSRQNTEQDDVLKPSNKLVIVNQDTDVTITGVYVNQTRSTHHEGFCSIAGMQYRISSTSHTQTAATAVATELHDQQKLEQPCKSYTPLGALSSMQPPGSQGNHPNMSPRRHSAFSAPHQHGYYQPAGPLIQHPPTLPPIKGPPPEPTPTPPQNSEGSDDLVATSTTSGGTSSTGGGFYRAYCPQYYGTPPQYADLCYPSAYTHPHAHPPPYYKYAPTYRRYIFRQYYGYQESSGGGGPGSGATAGGPAVVDYQPPPPPPGEYPLPPYYGGYPPPPPPPPPPPNPAYLHSQGRPFVDHAAFQGCPCPMQSCPKNVDTGPLIGNGKGAPVVSGTGLSLPPSALVGPPSPARGLAGLAPPHGANAWDTDRVQLNTHRNLNQNQPSVPPSHNLVGGHNRPQDSDCKDKGEENSMEDKLQKCGCQKRACTSTCEVKMETLSPTEKLTVTTCPSNKFHTFKLENNNVKCESCSVEMGDNLTCVANCNVKCESDYKCDIMKCEQCMKEGQMAILEIDKDSGILLDDKLDTDTDVKEELNDVVVIESENWKKPDYEPTVQETIEESIEKEGIEKTEVEEEQPKCQKVTKRKLSLDSLSDSRKKRKMNKRTLSVGSSQDLNSSDFSSKISIPILSLIKKADVNDACISKKKQPKKDNQNQKRKIDHSTSGENAMKKSKTSKQSTSNNISNCFKHGISDNSIMETINNVIQQSLQMTQKRDRKNKITEKPDKTKKEVNLLSAVKKVVKKVDLVKNLASEKLSKVISKSGHSKSKTDTRTKSKSHDKNKCKAKSKSKVHEVKTKDNGKKHESTTKSKIKNINETIKKPALIKKKRKSTKKVTIKKSTTKVEEYVIGNENLLLTRKTFLKPKWSNGWSWEGDPFEAKVYLTNEESAIRRCYASMKHESGDVLRPRDCVLLKSGPRKADLPFVAKIAALWENPDDGEMMFSLLWYYRPEHTEQGRTQYDTEDEVFASRHRDANSVACIEDKCYILTFNEYCRYRKNLRRIEEGLESPGLIVPPGDQLYPRENRQPPIPVSSDMVLFCRRVYDYRGKKLVKNPG, via the exons ATGAAAACACAAAAAAAGGCGATGGTTGCCAGGAAGGCAACCAAAGTGCCAACAATTGCTAAAAAACGTCGCGCATTTTTAGAGAAAGCAGTATCCGATGtgaggaaagagaaaaagccTAAGAAGCCTGAAATGATAGATGATACAAAAAGAAAGATGGAGAACGATAAGAAAAAATCTGAGAAGGctgaggagaagaagaagatagaagataagaagaaaattgaagagAAACGGAAAGAGAAGTCAGAAAAAATGGACGAGAAAAAGAAGTGTGTTAAAGATCCAGAAAGGAAGTTTGACAAAGTGGAAGAGAGGAAATTAGACAAAGCGGATGAAAAAGTCATTGACGAATGTACTCATGAAATAACAGAGAAGAAGAAAGTACAAAAAATAGAGGAGAAAACAAAAGTGGAGAAGcagataatagaaaataagaaaaaggtggaaaaagtggaagataagaaaaaaagtggaaaactcgaaGATGAGAATATGGAGGATCAAACGAAACTCCAAAGTATTCCAGAGGAGAATAATTTTCATGAGGAAAAGTTGGATATTCTTTGTTCCATTCCTAAGAAGAAATGCAAAGATGACAAAAAGAAGGATGGAAAACCAGTTAAGTCAGATTTCAAGGAAAATGTAAAGATTTCTgtgataaaagataaaaagtcgGAACGTAAGAAGCTCCTTGAAAAGGGTACAATAAATAGTAAAGGTTCGCTAACAAGAACAAAAAAGAGTAGTAAAACAAAATCGCTGCAAAAAAAGGGCATTTCTAGAAAAACCATCTTAACGAAAAAGTCACATATATCTGTAGTTCAAAAATTCGtggataaaaaaatgaaattaaacaaaatagtGAAAGATGAAGAAACATCAGTCAGTGAAGATGAAGCAATGAAAAAGACAAAAAAgaaaagtgttaatatttctaaaaataaaaccaTGCAAGAGAAAAAGCCAAAGTTAAGAAAACATATGAAAGCTAAGTTGTCttcaaaaaatagtaaaataagcAGTGCATTAAAGAAAGATGACAAGCTTAAAACATTGGTAGAGAAAGTTATACCTAAAAAGAAAATGGAtgtaaaagaaacagaaaaaccaCTAAATGAACAGAAAAAGATTATAAGTAAAGATGACTTGAACGAGGAAGCTGAAATGAATGATATAAAAAGTGAAGCAGAAGAAATTAAGGATctagataaaagtaataaagaaGAACTATTACAGTCAAAATCACCAGATATTAAAAAATCTGTGAAAAGTAATTCAAAAATTGCTAAAAaggtaataaaaaagaaagttatAAAAGCACAAGGAGAGAGCACTAATCAAATACTTTCTTCTTCCGAAGAAACATCTTCCGAGGAATCCATTAAACAGATCAAAGTTTGTGAAGATAGTCCAAGCGATAGTGTTTCTTCCAAACAAGAACAGATTGATAGTGAGAATGTAACTGACACTAATCTAAAAGAAGAAGCAATTAATAGCGAAAATTCAAGTGGTAATGCTTTGTCATCAGATTCAGAAAACGAAAGTAGTGATGAGATAAAGAGAAACAAACAAAAGgatataaagaaaaaagaaagagctAGTTCACCATCCGATGAACGCGTTCGACGAATGAGATTATTTGGCTTCTGGAGTGGACCAAAACGACATAGAGTGGCTTCTTTAAATGCATTGgctaaagtgcattgtttatATGAGAATGAAACTGGTGGTGTTTATCTTGGAGGTTTCTGTAAACCAAAACctgagaaagagaaacagaaaaaagctaaagaagaaaaagaagaacctGTTCgtaaggaaaaagaaaagaaaatagaaagtaaaGGAGAAGAAAATGTTCCAAAAAGGAAACTCAGAAATGTTCCAGGATTACGCGGCAAGCATTGGGATATGATAGAGAGTTCTTCGTCGTCATCCTCTTCCGATGATGATTgtgaacaagaaaaaaatattgaatataccaagaaaaaaacaattaaacGCAGAAAGAGAAATGAAGAAGTAATGGATTTCAAAGATATGGTGGTTTGTAAGAGAATGGCAAGTCTAAATGCTGCAGCAATTTTGGCTGCTTCTTACTCAGATGAGAAAAATCGTTGCAGTAGTAGCTCTGATACTTCTAGTGATTCAGAGATGGAAATGATTAGAAAACGGAAACAAAATGATTCCGATGTTGAGAAGCGAAAGTCAAGGCAAAACACTGAACAGGATGATGTCTTAAAGCCATCTAATAAGCTTGTTATTGTAAATCAAGATACAGATGTTACTATTACTG GCGTGTATGTTAATCAAACTCGATCTACGCATCACGAAGGGTTCTGTAGCATTGCTGGTATGCAGTATAGAATAAGTTCAACCAGTCACACTCAAACTGCAGCTACTGCAGTTGCTACTGAACTACATGATCAG cAAAAGTTGGAGCAACCTTGCAAATCATATACTCCATTAGGAGCATTATCATCAATGCAACCACCAGGTAGTCAAGGCAATCATCCAAACATGTCACCTAGGAGACATTCAGCATTCTCAGCTCCACACCAACATG GGTATTATCAGCCAGCTGGACCACTGATACAGCATCCACCAACATTACCACCAATAAAAGGACCACCTCCAGAACCAACTCCTACACCTCCTCAAAATTCTGAAGGATCAGATGATTTAGTAGCAACTTCAACAACTTCTGGAGGGACAAGTAGCACAG GAGGTGGATTTTATAGGGCATATTGTCCTCAATACTATGGTACACCACCGCAGTATGCAGATTTGTGTTATCCTTCAGCCTACACTCATCCACATGCTCATCCACCGCCTTACTACAAATATGCACCAACTTACAGAAg GTATATTTTCAGGCAGTATTATGGATATCAGGAATCCAGCGGAGGTGGTGGCCCCGGAAGTGGTGCTACCGCAGGTGGGCCAGCAGTTGTTGACTACCAACCACCTCCACCGCCACCTGGTGAATATCCTCTGCCCCCGTATTATGGAGGATATCCGCCACCTCCTCCACCGCCTCCACCTCCACCTAATCCAGCGTACTTGCATTCGCAAGGAAGACCTTTTGTAGATC atGCAGCCTTTCAGGGTTGCCCATGCCCGATGCAATCTTGTCCAAAAAACGTGGATACTGGGCCCCTTATTGGTAATGGTAAGGGAGCGCCAGTGGTATCGGGGACCGGTCTGTCATTGCCGCCCAGTGCTTTGGTAGGTCCGCCCTCGCCGGCGAGGGGGCTAGCCGGGCTAGCGCCTCCTCATGGTGCCAATGCCTGGGATACGGATCGCGTCCAACTTAACACTCATCGCAACCTGAATCAGAACCAACCGTCGGTCCCTCCGTCTCATAATCTAGTCGGTGGACATAATCGCCCTCAGGACTCGGACTGTAAAGATAAG GGTGAAGAGAATTCTATGGAGGACAAGTTGCAAAAGTGTGGATGTCAGAAACGTGCCTGTACATCAACCTGCGAAGTTAAAATGGAAACCCTCTCTCCTACTGAGAAACTAACAGTGACAACTTGTCCAAGTAACAAGTTTCACacatttaaattagaaaataacaatgtgaagtGCGAATCTTGTAGCGTAGAAATGGGCGATAACTTAACCTGTGTCGCAAATTGTAATGTTAAGTGTGAATCAGATTACAAGTGTGATATAATGAAATGTGAACAATGTATGAAGGAAGGTCAAATGGCTATTCTAGAAATTGACAAGGATTCCGGTATATTATTAGATGATAAATTGGATACAGATACTGACGTTAAAGAGGAGTTAAACGATGTTGTTGTGATTGAGagtgaaaattggaaaaaaccTGATTACGAACCAACAGTACAAGAAACTATCGAAGAATCTATAGAAAAAGAAGGCATAGAAAAAACAGAAGTGGAAGAGGAACAACCGAAGTGTCAAAAAGTAACAAAGAGAAAATTATCTTTAGATAGCTTATCCGATAgtagaaaaaagaggaaaatgaataaaaggACTCTTTCTGTTGGTTCTTCCCAGGATTTGAATAGTAGTGATTTTTCATCTAAAATTTCTATACCAATTCTATCTCTGATTAAAAAGGCTGATGTGAACGATGCATGTATATCAAAGAAAAAACAGCCTAAAAAAGATAATCAGAATCAAAAGCGAAAAATAGATCATTCAACTTCTGGTGAAAATGCAATGAAAAAGTCAAAGACTTCTAAGCAAAGTACAAGTAACAATATCTCAAATTGTTTTAAACATGGTATCAGTGATAACTCTATCATGGAAACCATTAATAATGTTATACAACAAAGCTTGCAGATGACACAAAAAAGAGATCGCAAgaataaaattacagaaaagcctgataaaacaaagaaagaagtgAATCTGTTATCTGCAGTGAAAAAGGTAGTTAAAAAAGTTGATTTAGTTAAAAATCTAGCATCGGAGAAATTATcaaaagtaatttcaaaaagcGGTCATTCTAAAAGTAAAACTGACACACGAACAAAGTCAAAATCAcacgataaaaataaatgtaaagcgAAGAGTAAATCCAAAGTTCACGAAGTGAAAACAAAGGATAATGGTAAAAAGCATGAGAGTACaacaaaatctaaaataaagaatattaatgaGACTATTAAAAAACCAGCTTTGATTAAAAAGAAGCGAAAAAGTACGAAAAAAGTAACTATAAAAAAATCAACCACCAAAGTTGAAGAATATGTAAtaggaaatgaaaatttattgctaactagaaaaacatttttaaaacccAAGTGGAGTAATGGTTGGAGTTGGGAGGGCGATCCGTTTGAAGCCAAAGTTTATTTAACG aaCGAAGAATCTGCTATACGTCGATGTTACGCGAGTATGAAACACGAGAGTGGTGACGTTTTAAGACCTCGTGATTGTGTTTTATTAAAGAGTGGTCCACGGAAAGCTGATTTGCCATTTGTAGCAAAAATTGCCGCGTTATGGGAAAACCCGGACGAtg GTGAAATGATGTTTTCGTTGTTGTGGTACTATAGACCAGAGCATACCGAGCAAGGTAGAACTCAATACGACACCGAGGACGAGGTATTCGCTTCTCGACATCGGGATGCAAACAGTGTTGCGTGTATAGAagataaatgttatattttgaCATTCAATGAATATTGTCG GTACCGTAAAAATTTACGAAGAATCGAGGAGGGATTAGAGAGTCCCGGTTTAATAGTTCCACCGGGAGATCAACTATATCCACGAGAGAATCGGCAGCCTCCGATACCAGTGTCCTCGGATATGGTTCTGTTCTGTCGACGCGTTTACGATTATCGTGGTAAAAAACTTGTTAAGAATCCTGGATGA